The Aedes aegypti strain LVP_AGWG chromosome 3, AaegL5.0 Primary Assembly, whole genome shotgun sequence genome contains a region encoding:
- the LOC5575798 gene encoding pyruvate dehydrogenase phosphatase regulatory subunit, mitochondrial isoform X3: MNSLIKFAHPIRKPWRLYSTGNEGLAQTARVVIAGAGLLGNSVAYHLTENGWTNVVVLDQHIIGSGTSDFGSGTIGLFKPTPERNIIKESLKLYEDLQNAGHQIGLKKCGGINLAQTHDRVIALKRRIAYNRPTGLFCEFIDAEHVKKLHPLVNVDDIQGAVYVPDDCVADPASVLQVLANLAKQKGVKYFEGCEVTHVNTKGGRVHSVETDIGTIQCEYFINCSGMWARELGLKCKRPVCIPAYPAQHFYGLTTNLNLPAKHLLPCIRDYDAHLYARQIDGEMLVGWFEKEAKPAFESIKDIPKEWKSHLDQNMTNHCSPLWEKAVDRIPLLSNMAQPQLTNSPDTFTPDGRWIFGEAAEVKNYFVACGMNGNPLQGSGGIGKALAEWIVSGTPTIEMLPFNIQRFLHLHNNRQYLQQRIKEVVGRQYAILYPNQSEYKYSRKLRCSPLYSVLEQRGAVFGTKMAYERALYFDTDYIRGGQLPTMPAGSFYKPKFFNFMEKEYIACAQHVGIIDISSFSKIEIKPGVHNDGDKNNVLDYLQKMCANDVDIETSHIVHTGMLNERGGYENDCMLIRQNVDHFFMISPSSQQTRIYEWMSRNLPKDASVKLNDVTSMYTVLNVVGPKSTQLMSELSNSNVKLQPFTYRKLNIGYASDVMIMTFTHTGMPGYCLYIPSEYALHVYDRLMTVGHDYGVRDVGTLTQRFLRIDKFIPFWGDELTSMTTPFEAGVFYSVRLDKKENFLGRAALERQKRDGLTKRLVLFHVEDIDIDKDVWPWGGEPIYRNNEFCGTVTSAGYGFASQKLICLGYISRPSSNESSVITTEFIMDKSAVYHIDIAGGKFRLTQHIHPKATSTKSMEESDLRRTYRPTVVKFKKQFQV; this comes from the exons ATGAACTCCCTAATTAAATTCGCACATCCAATAAGAAAACCTTGGAGGCTGTATAGTACCGGAAATGAAGGTTTAGCTCAAACAGCAAGAGTTGTCATTGCTGGCGCCGGGTTGTTAGGCAATTCTGTAGCCTATCATCTCACTGAGAATGGATGGACCAACGTGGTAGTACTAGATCAACACATAATTGGCAGCGGCACGTCCGACTTTGGGTCTGGTACGATAGGCTTGTTCAAGCCTACACCTGAACGAAACATCATCAAGGAGAGCCTTAAATTGTACGAAGACCTGCAGAATGCTGGCCACCAGATCGGTTTGAAAAAGTGCGGAGGTATTAATTTGGCGCAGACACACGACAGAGTTATTGCATTGAAGAGAAGAATTGCGTATAATCGCCCCACTGGTCTGTTCTGTGAATTCATCGATGCAGAACACGTGAAGAAACTACACCCACTAGTGAACGTGGACGACATCCAGGGAGCGGTATACGTACCAGATGATTGCGTTGCTGATCCCGCAAGTGTCCTGCAAGTTCTTGCAAACCTTGCGAAACAGAAAGGAGTTAAATATTTCGAAGGATGCGAAGTCACACAT GTCAATACAAAAGGAGGTCGTGTTCATAGCGTTGAAACTGACATAGGAACTATACAATGTGAATACTTTATAAACTGCAGTGGGATGTGGGCACGTGAGCTTGGGTTGAAATGTAAAAGACCGGTTTGTATTCCTGCATACCCTGCGCAGCACTTTTACGGTCTTACCACGAACCTAAATCTGCCAGCAAAACATCTTCTACCGTGTATACGGGACTACGATGCCCATCTCTATGCAAGACAAATTGATGGAGAAATGTTAGTTGGATGGTTCGAAAAAGAAGCTAAGCCAGCGTTCGAAAGTATCAAAGATATCCCTAAAGAATGGAAATCTCATCTAGATCAAAACATGACCAATCACTGTAGTCCGTTATGGGAAAAAGCTGTTGATAGAATACCGTTACTGAGTAACATGGCTCAACCGCAGCTAACAAATAGTCCAGATACGTTCACTCCAGATGGCAGGTGGATATTTGGCGAAGCTGCCGAAGTGAAGAATTACTTCGTGGCCTGTGGAATGAATGGTAATCCACTGCAAGGTTCAGGTGGTATCGGTAAGGCTTTGGCCGAATGGATTGTTTCTGGAACGCCGACAATCGAAATGTTACCGTTCAACATTCAGCGGTTTCTACATCTGCACAATAACCGTCAATACCTACAGCAACGAATCAAAGAAGTTGTTGGTCGTCAGTATGCCATACTTTATCCCAACCAGAGCGAGTACAAATATTCACGGAAGCTGAGATGCTCCCCTTTGTACAGCGTCTTGGAGCAGAGAGGAGCTGTATTCGGAACTAAAATGGCTTATGAAAGAGCACTGTACTTCGATACGGATTACATAC GAGGAGGCCAATTACCCACTATGCCAGCCGGAAGCTTTTACAAAccgaaattcttcaattttatggaaaaggaATACATAGCCTGTGCACAGCATGTCGGCATCATCGATATTTCATCTTTCTCTAAAATCGAAATCAAA CCGGGAGTCCATAACGACGGTGACAAGAATAATGTTCTGGATTACCTCCAAAAGATGTGCGCCAATGATGTGGATATCGAAACGTCTCATATTGTTCACACGGGCATGCTAAACGAACGAGGAGGCTACGAGAATGATTGCATGCTGATCCGACAAAACGTGGATCATTTCTTCATGATCTCACCATCTTCCCAACAGACCAGAATATACGAATGGATGTCACGAAATTTACCGAAAGATGCCAGTGTCAAACTGAATGATGTAACGTCCATGTATACTGTTCTGAATGTCGTTGGTCCCAAGTCGACGCAACTGATGAGTGAATTGTCTAATTCCAACGTAAAGTTACAGCCTTTCACGTATCGCAAGCTGAATATCGGCTATGCTAGCGATGTAATGATCATGACCTTTACGCATACCGGTATGCCAGGTTATTGTTTGTATATTCCCTCCGAATATGCATTACACGTTTACGACCGCCTGATGACTGTTGGCCACGACTATGGCGTACGAGATGTAGGAACGTTAACTCAAAGATTTTTGAGAATCGATAAATTCATACCATTCTGGGGTGATGAGCTGACGAGTATGACCACTCCCTTCGAAGCTGGCGTTTTCTACTCGGTACGACTGGAT AAAAAGGAAAATTTTCTTGGAAGAGCGGCCCTTGAGCGGCAGAAGCGCGATGGACTGACGAAAAGGCTTGTGTTGTTCCACGTGGAAGACATCGATATAGACAAGGACGTGTGGCCTTGGGGAGGCGAACCCATCTACAGGAACAACGAGTTTTGCGGAACAGTCACTTCGGCTGG CTACGGATTTGCGTCCCAAAAATTGATATGCCTCGGATACATCAGCCGTCCTTCGAGCAACGAGTCCAGCGTGATTACTACCGAGTTTATCATGGATAAAAGTGCTGTGTATCACATCGATATTGCCGGGGGAAAATTCCGTCTCACCCAACATATACACCCGAAGGCAACTTCCACCAAATCCATGGAGGAAAGTGACTTGCGCAGAACATATCGACCGACGGTAGTCAAGttcaaaaaacaatttcaagTCTGA
- the LOC5575798 gene encoding pyruvate dehydrogenase phosphatase regulatory subunit, mitochondrial isoform X2 — protein sequence MNSLIKFAHPIRKPWRLYSTGNEGLAQTARVVIAGAGLLGNSVAYHLTENGWTNVVVLDQHIIGSGTSDFGSGTIGLFKPTPERNIIKESLKLYEDLQNAGHQIGLKKCGGINLAQTHDRVIALKRRIAYNRPTGLFCEFIDAEHVKKLHPLVNVDDIQGAVYVPDDCVADPASVLQVLANLAKQKGVKYFEGCEVTHVNTKGGRVHSVETDIGTIQCEYFINCSGMWARELGLKCKRPVCIPAYPAQHFYGLTTNLNLPAKHLLPCIRDYDAHLYARQIDGEMLVGWFEKEAKPAFESIKDIPKEWKSHLDQNMTNHCSPLWEKAVDRIPLLSNMAQPQLTNSPDTFTPDGRWIFGEAAEVKNYFVACGMNGNPLQGSGGIGKALAEWIVSGTPTIEMLPFNIQRFLHLHNNRQYLQQRIKEVVGRQYAILYPNQSEYKYSRKLRCSPLYSVLEQRGAVFGTKMAYERALYFDTDYIRGGQLPTMPAGSFYKPKFFNFMEKEYIACAQHVGIIDISSFSKIEIKPGVHNDGDKNNVLDYLQKMCANDVDIETSHIVHTGMLNERGGYENDCMLIRQNVDHFFMISPSSQQTRIYEWMSRNLPKDASVKLNDVTSMYTVLNVVGPKSTQLMSELSNSNVKLQPFTYRKLNIGYASDVMIMTFTHTGMPGYCLYIPSEYALHVYDRLMTVGHDYGVRDVGTLTQRFLRIDKFIPFWGDELTSMTTPFEAGVFYSISQLKKKENFLGRAALERQKRDGLTKRLVLFHVEDIDIDKDVWPWGGEPIYRNNEFCGTVTSAGYGFASQKLICLGYISRPSSNESSVITTEFIMDKSAVYHIDIAGGKFRLTQHIHPKATSTKSMEESDLRRTYRPTVVKFKKQFQV from the exons ATGAACTCCCTAATTAAATTCGCACATCCAATAAGAAAACCTTGGAGGCTGTATAGTACCGGAAATGAAGGTTTAGCTCAAACAGCAAGAGTTGTCATTGCTGGCGCCGGGTTGTTAGGCAATTCTGTAGCCTATCATCTCACTGAGAATGGATGGACCAACGTGGTAGTACTAGATCAACACATAATTGGCAGCGGCACGTCCGACTTTGGGTCTGGTACGATAGGCTTGTTCAAGCCTACACCTGAACGAAACATCATCAAGGAGAGCCTTAAATTGTACGAAGACCTGCAGAATGCTGGCCACCAGATCGGTTTGAAAAAGTGCGGAGGTATTAATTTGGCGCAGACACACGACAGAGTTATTGCATTGAAGAGAAGAATTGCGTATAATCGCCCCACTGGTCTGTTCTGTGAATTCATCGATGCAGAACACGTGAAGAAACTACACCCACTAGTGAACGTGGACGACATCCAGGGAGCGGTATACGTACCAGATGATTGCGTTGCTGATCCCGCAAGTGTCCTGCAAGTTCTTGCAAACCTTGCGAAACAGAAAGGAGTTAAATATTTCGAAGGATGCGAAGTCACACAT GTCAATACAAAAGGAGGTCGTGTTCATAGCGTTGAAACTGACATAGGAACTATACAATGTGAATACTTTATAAACTGCAGTGGGATGTGGGCACGTGAGCTTGGGTTGAAATGTAAAAGACCGGTTTGTATTCCTGCATACCCTGCGCAGCACTTTTACGGTCTTACCACGAACCTAAATCTGCCAGCAAAACATCTTCTACCGTGTATACGGGACTACGATGCCCATCTCTATGCAAGACAAATTGATGGAGAAATGTTAGTTGGATGGTTCGAAAAAGAAGCTAAGCCAGCGTTCGAAAGTATCAAAGATATCCCTAAAGAATGGAAATCTCATCTAGATCAAAACATGACCAATCACTGTAGTCCGTTATGGGAAAAAGCTGTTGATAGAATACCGTTACTGAGTAACATGGCTCAACCGCAGCTAACAAATAGTCCAGATACGTTCACTCCAGATGGCAGGTGGATATTTGGCGAAGCTGCCGAAGTGAAGAATTACTTCGTGGCCTGTGGAATGAATGGTAATCCACTGCAAGGTTCAGGTGGTATCGGTAAGGCTTTGGCCGAATGGATTGTTTCTGGAACGCCGACAATCGAAATGTTACCGTTCAACATTCAGCGGTTTCTACATCTGCACAATAACCGTCAATACCTACAGCAACGAATCAAAGAAGTTGTTGGTCGTCAGTATGCCATACTTTATCCCAACCAGAGCGAGTACAAATATTCACGGAAGCTGAGATGCTCCCCTTTGTACAGCGTCTTGGAGCAGAGAGGAGCTGTATTCGGAACTAAAATGGCTTATGAAAGAGCACTGTACTTCGATACGGATTACATAC GAGGAGGCCAATTACCCACTATGCCAGCCGGAAGCTTTTACAAAccgaaattcttcaattttatggaaaaggaATACATAGCCTGTGCACAGCATGTCGGCATCATCGATATTTCATCTTTCTCTAAAATCGAAATCAAA CCGGGAGTCCATAACGACGGTGACAAGAATAATGTTCTGGATTACCTCCAAAAGATGTGCGCCAATGATGTGGATATCGAAACGTCTCATATTGTTCACACGGGCATGCTAAACGAACGAGGAGGCTACGAGAATGATTGCATGCTGATCCGACAAAACGTGGATCATTTCTTCATGATCTCACCATCTTCCCAACAGACCAGAATATACGAATGGATGTCACGAAATTTACCGAAAGATGCCAGTGTCAAACTGAATGATGTAACGTCCATGTATACTGTTCTGAATGTCGTTGGTCCCAAGTCGACGCAACTGATGAGTGAATTGTCTAATTCCAACGTAAAGTTACAGCCTTTCACGTATCGCAAGCTGAATATCGGCTATGCTAGCGATGTAATGATCATGACCTTTACGCATACCGGTATGCCAGGTTATTGTTTGTATATTCCCTCCGAATATGCATTACACGTTTACGACCGCCTGATGACTGTTGGCCACGACTATGGCGTACGAGATGTAGGAACGTTAACTCAAAGATTTTTGAGAATCGATAAATTCATACCATTCTGGGGTGATGAGCTGACGAGTATGACCACTCCCTTCGAAGCTGGCGTTTTCTACTCG ATTTCGCAATTAAAGAAAAAGGAAAATTTTCTTGGAAGAGCGGCCCTTGAGCGGCAGAAGCGCGATGGACTGACGAAAAGGCTTGTGTTGTTCCACGTGGAAGACATCGATATAGACAAGGACGTGTGGCCTTGGGGAGGCGAACCCATCTACAGGAACAACGAGTTTTGCGGAACAGTCACTTCGGCTGG CTACGGATTTGCGTCCCAAAAATTGATATGCCTCGGATACATCAGCCGTCCTTCGAGCAACGAGTCCAGCGTGATTACTACCGAGTTTATCATGGATAAAAGTGCTGTGTATCACATCGATATTGCCGGGGGAAAATTCCGTCTCACCCAACATATACACCCGAAGGCAACTTCCACCAAATCCATGGAGGAAAGTGACTTGCGCAGAACATATCGACCGACGGTAGTCAAGttcaaaaaacaatttcaagTCTGA
- the LOC5575798 gene encoding pyruvate dehydrogenase phosphatase regulatory subunit, mitochondrial isoform X1: protein MNSLIKFAHPIRKPWRLYSTGNEGLAQTARVVIAGAGLLGNSVAYHLTENGWTNVVVLDQHIIGSGTSDFGSGTIGLFKPTPERNIIKESLKLYEDLQNAGHQIGLKKCGGINLAQTHDRVIALKRRIAYNRPTGLFCEFIDAEHVKKLHPLVNVDDIQGAVYVPDDCVADPASVLQVLANLAKQKGVKYFEGCEVTHVNTKGGRVHSVETDIGTIQCEYFINCSGMWARELGLKCKRPVCIPAYPAQHFYGLTTNLNLPAKHLLPCIRDYDAHLYARQIDGEMLVGWFEKEAKPAFESIKDIPKEWKSHLDQNMTNHCSPLWEKAVDRIPLLSNMAQPQLTNSPDTFTPDGRWIFGEAAEVKNYFVACGMNGNPLQGSGGIGKALAEWIVSGTPTIEMLPFNIQRFLHLHNNRQYLQQRIKEVVGRQYAILYPNQSEYKYSRKLRCSPLYSVLEQRGAVFGTKMAYERALYFDTDYIRGGQLPTMPAGSFYKPKFFNFMEKEYIACAQHVGIIDISSFSKIEIKPGVHNDGDKNNVLDYLQKMCANDVDIETSHIVHTGMLNERGGYENDCMLIRQNVDHFFMISPSSQQTRIYEWMSRNLPKDASVKLNDVTSMYTVLNVVGPKSTQLMSELSNSNVKLQPFTYRKLNIGYASDVMIMTFTHTGMPGYCLYIPSEYALHVYDRLMTVGHDYGVRDVGTLTQRFLRIDKFIPFWGDELTSMTTPFEAGVFYSVRLDISQLKKKENFLGRAALERQKRDGLTKRLVLFHVEDIDIDKDVWPWGGEPIYRNNEFCGTVTSAGYGFASQKLICLGYISRPSSNESSVITTEFIMDKSAVYHIDIAGGKFRLTQHIHPKATSTKSMEESDLRRTYRPTVVKFKKQFQV from the exons ATGAACTCCCTAATTAAATTCGCACATCCAATAAGAAAACCTTGGAGGCTGTATAGTACCGGAAATGAAGGTTTAGCTCAAACAGCAAGAGTTGTCATTGCTGGCGCCGGGTTGTTAGGCAATTCTGTAGCCTATCATCTCACTGAGAATGGATGGACCAACGTGGTAGTACTAGATCAACACATAATTGGCAGCGGCACGTCCGACTTTGGGTCTGGTACGATAGGCTTGTTCAAGCCTACACCTGAACGAAACATCATCAAGGAGAGCCTTAAATTGTACGAAGACCTGCAGAATGCTGGCCACCAGATCGGTTTGAAAAAGTGCGGAGGTATTAATTTGGCGCAGACACACGACAGAGTTATTGCATTGAAGAGAAGAATTGCGTATAATCGCCCCACTGGTCTGTTCTGTGAATTCATCGATGCAGAACACGTGAAGAAACTACACCCACTAGTGAACGTGGACGACATCCAGGGAGCGGTATACGTACCAGATGATTGCGTTGCTGATCCCGCAAGTGTCCTGCAAGTTCTTGCAAACCTTGCGAAACAGAAAGGAGTTAAATATTTCGAAGGATGCGAAGTCACACAT GTCAATACAAAAGGAGGTCGTGTTCATAGCGTTGAAACTGACATAGGAACTATACAATGTGAATACTTTATAAACTGCAGTGGGATGTGGGCACGTGAGCTTGGGTTGAAATGTAAAAGACCGGTTTGTATTCCTGCATACCCTGCGCAGCACTTTTACGGTCTTACCACGAACCTAAATCTGCCAGCAAAACATCTTCTACCGTGTATACGGGACTACGATGCCCATCTCTATGCAAGACAAATTGATGGAGAAATGTTAGTTGGATGGTTCGAAAAAGAAGCTAAGCCAGCGTTCGAAAGTATCAAAGATATCCCTAAAGAATGGAAATCTCATCTAGATCAAAACATGACCAATCACTGTAGTCCGTTATGGGAAAAAGCTGTTGATAGAATACCGTTACTGAGTAACATGGCTCAACCGCAGCTAACAAATAGTCCAGATACGTTCACTCCAGATGGCAGGTGGATATTTGGCGAAGCTGCCGAAGTGAAGAATTACTTCGTGGCCTGTGGAATGAATGGTAATCCACTGCAAGGTTCAGGTGGTATCGGTAAGGCTTTGGCCGAATGGATTGTTTCTGGAACGCCGACAATCGAAATGTTACCGTTCAACATTCAGCGGTTTCTACATCTGCACAATAACCGTCAATACCTACAGCAACGAATCAAAGAAGTTGTTGGTCGTCAGTATGCCATACTTTATCCCAACCAGAGCGAGTACAAATATTCACGGAAGCTGAGATGCTCCCCTTTGTACAGCGTCTTGGAGCAGAGAGGAGCTGTATTCGGAACTAAAATGGCTTATGAAAGAGCACTGTACTTCGATACGGATTACATAC GAGGAGGCCAATTACCCACTATGCCAGCCGGAAGCTTTTACAAAccgaaattcttcaattttatggaaaaggaATACATAGCCTGTGCACAGCATGTCGGCATCATCGATATTTCATCTTTCTCTAAAATCGAAATCAAA CCGGGAGTCCATAACGACGGTGACAAGAATAATGTTCTGGATTACCTCCAAAAGATGTGCGCCAATGATGTGGATATCGAAACGTCTCATATTGTTCACACGGGCATGCTAAACGAACGAGGAGGCTACGAGAATGATTGCATGCTGATCCGACAAAACGTGGATCATTTCTTCATGATCTCACCATCTTCCCAACAGACCAGAATATACGAATGGATGTCACGAAATTTACCGAAAGATGCCAGTGTCAAACTGAATGATGTAACGTCCATGTATACTGTTCTGAATGTCGTTGGTCCCAAGTCGACGCAACTGATGAGTGAATTGTCTAATTCCAACGTAAAGTTACAGCCTTTCACGTATCGCAAGCTGAATATCGGCTATGCTAGCGATGTAATGATCATGACCTTTACGCATACCGGTATGCCAGGTTATTGTTTGTATATTCCCTCCGAATATGCATTACACGTTTACGACCGCCTGATGACTGTTGGCCACGACTATGGCGTACGAGATGTAGGAACGTTAACTCAAAGATTTTTGAGAATCGATAAATTCATACCATTCTGGGGTGATGAGCTGACGAGTATGACCACTCCCTTCGAAGCTGGCGTTTTCTACTCGGTACGACTGGAT ATTTCGCAATTAAAGAAAAAGGAAAATTTTCTTGGAAGAGCGGCCCTTGAGCGGCAGAAGCGCGATGGACTGACGAAAAGGCTTGTGTTGTTCCACGTGGAAGACATCGATATAGACAAGGACGTGTGGCCTTGGGGAGGCGAACCCATCTACAGGAACAACGAGTTTTGCGGAACAGTCACTTCGGCTGG CTACGGATTTGCGTCCCAAAAATTGATATGCCTCGGATACATCAGCCGTCCTTCGAGCAACGAGTCCAGCGTGATTACTACCGAGTTTATCATGGATAAAAGTGCTGTGTATCACATCGATATTGCCGGGGGAAAATTCCGTCTCACCCAACATATACACCCGAAGGCAACTTCCACCAAATCCATGGAGGAAAGTGACTTGCGCAGAACATATCGACCGACGGTAGTCAAGttcaaaaaacaatttcaagTCTGA